Genomic window (Deltaproteobacteria bacterium):
CGCCGGCGGCGTTCTCTACTACGTCGCCGCCGGCGAGCTGCGGCGGGTGGATTTCGATGGCACCCAGTTCACGAGCTTGGGGACCACGCTCGAGACGCTGAGCCCGGGCTGGACGGGTTTCAGCTACGAGGTGGCCACGGACACGATCCACTACGTCGCGGATGGGTGGCTGCGGCGCGTCGGCTTCGACGGCGCGGACTTCACCGGCCTGGCCACCAACCTCCAGCTCCTCAGCCCGAGCTGGACCGGCTTCAGCTACGACGTGGCTGCCGGGATCGTCTACTACGCGACCGGCGCCGATCTGTGGCGGGTCGGCTTCGACGGGACGAGCTTCACCAGCCTCGCCACCCATCTCGAGACGCTCGACCCGAGCTGGTCCGGCCTCAGCCTGATCTTCGAGGGAGACCCGCAGCCGTTCCCGATCCCGGAGCCGGGAACGATCGCTCTGCTGGGCATCGGCGTCGCCAGCCTGATCCTCGTACGCGGCCGCCGGGCGCCCTGACGCGCGAGGCGCCGCGCGGCCGATCGCGCGGCGCCTCTGCAGGATGCAGCGAGTCGGGGGTGGGCCGCGCAGGCGGCGCGCCCCCGGCTTCTTCTTCTCTCGCACCGGCGGCTTGGTCGCGAGCGCGATAGATGCGCCAGATGCGATGGCCGCATGGGTTCGTTTCCCCATGCTGCGGAAGGCGAGGAAGCCATCGCCGGCACACGCGACGGCTGGAGCAGTGCCGGGCGTGTCGCTACGAGGCCTCGGCCACGGCTGGGACGATCTTCCACAAGACCCGGGTCCCGCTGCGGACCTGGTTCCTGGCGATCTTCTTCGTGGCACGTCACAAGAAGGGCATCTCGGCGCTGCAGCTGCAGCGCAACACGGGCCTCGGCAGCGATCAGACGGCCTGGACCCTCGTCCGCAAGATTCGCTCGGCGCTGA
Coding sequences:
- a CDS encoding PEP-CTERM sorting domain-containing protein, which codes for MERFDLVSRGVEQMRMKHWLSSAAVVGLVASSAAGAATITGLYYVAGSELRAVPFDGTEFTSSEAVVLESLDPSWSGLSYDAAGGVLYYVAAGELRRVDFDGTQFTSLGTTLETLSPGWTGFSYEVATDTIHYVADGWLRRVGFDGADFTGLATNLQLLSPSWTGFSYDVAAGIVYYATGADLWRVGFDGTSFTSLATHLETLDPSWSGLSLIFEGDPQPFPIPEPGTIALLGIGVASLILVRGRRAP